The stretch of DNA GTGGGGCATCGCCGCGGTGTTCGCGGTGCTCTATCTGCGCGACCGCAGCCAGTTCTGGCCGCTCATTCCGGCGGGGGTGCTGGCGGTGGTGGGGTTCGGCGTCTCGCCCCTGGCCACATCGGCCTGGTTCCTGTTCCCGACCCTGCTGATCGTCGCCGGGGTGTTGCTCGTCGTGCGCACGCTCTTCCGGCGCACCTAGGGCGAAGGGGGGCGGAATGGGACGGCGTCAACTGCAGCGGACTCTGGTCTGGCTGGCCGTGCTGGCCATCGTGTGGGGCGTGCTCAACGGCCAGGCGCTGACCACGTGGCTCAACGCCACGCTGCTCTGACTGTCCTGCATCGGGCTCCAGTAGGAGCCCTCTGAAGCACGGCCGCGAGGATTGCTGCGCTGATGACCCAACGACTCATTGACTTGCTGCTCCGCGCCAGACGGCGCCGGGTGCAGGCCCTGTCCTTCCTGCTGATGAACTCGTATTTCCTGCAAGGATTGAAGTCCCTGCCCTGCCCCGGGATGAACTGCTACGCCTGTCCGGCGGCCAACCTGGCCTGCCCCATCGGCACCCTGCAGCATTTCGTGATCATCCGCGAGATCCCGGCCTACACCCTGGGCGTGCTGAGCCTCATCGGCCTGGCAGTGGGGCGGCTGGCCTGCGGCTGGGCCTGCCCCTTTGGCTGGCTGCAAGAGCTGCTCTACGGCCTGCGTCATCGCTTTGCCGTGCCGGGCTGGCGCGTGAGCGAGCGCTGGCGCTGGCTGCCCTACGCCTTTCTGGTGCTGCTGGTGGTTATCGTCCCCCTTCTCACCTATGAGCCGTGGTTCAGCAAACTGTGCCCGGTGGGCACGCTCGAGGCGGGCATTCCCTGGCTGCTGCTCGACGCGGAGCTGCGGGCGCAGGCCGGATGGCTCTTCCTGCTCAAGCTGGGGATTCTGGTGGCGTTCCTGGTGTGGATGGTGGCCACGCCGCGGCCCTTCTGCCGCTTTGTCTGTCCGCTGGGAGCCATCTGGTCGCCGTTCAACCGCATCAGCCAGCTCCGGCTGGCCGTCGACCAGCAGCGCTGCACGAGCTGCGGGGCCTGTCAGCGGGTCTGCCCGGTGGACATTGCCATCCACGAAAACCCGGAGTCGATGCGCTGCGTGCGCTGCCTGGAATGCGTGCGGGCCTGCCCGGAGCAGGCCATCAGCGTGGCGGGGCGTTCCTAGCCTTCACCCCCGGCTTGCTGCGCCGGGTTGCTGCGCTGACCTACTGGGTCGCGGCGCTGGGTCGCTGCGCTGACCCGTTGGGTCGCTACGCTGACCCGTTGGGTCGCTACGCTGACAATCTTGCTGGCCAGCATCCCGCCGAGCACGGCATAGTCTTCGGTGGGCAGGTAGTGGCCGGCGGCGCCATCAAAGACCACGTTGCCGGTGGCAGGGAACTCGTCATCGCCCAGGTGGAGGATGACGGCCATCGCTACGCGCGGCAGGATCTGAAAACGGTAGGCGGCGTCGCCAAAGCGGATGGCTTCGCCCTTGAGTGCGCGGCAGGCAGAGACGAATCCATCCAGGTCGTGGCCCAAGACCCGGGCTACTCGCACCGGCGAGCGGCCCTGAAAAGCGGCGTCATAGATGCGGCCGTCTGGCAGCTCGCGGAACGAGATCCAGTGGTCGGCAGGCGGGGTCCCATCAGCGTGGATGAGATAGTGCAAGAGCAGGATCTGGGTCGAGACATCTGGTTCGCTCGCGCTCGCGGTGCGGACCTGGGCGTCGGGGAAGGCGATGGCGTACTCGCTCCCAAAGAACGTCAGGTCAAAGCGCCCCTGCGGCTGAGCGGTGTAGGAGCAGCCGGCCAGGTAAGCGGCGCGGAACGGGTCGAGCCGCCGCAGATCCCCTCTGGCTCGCTGCAAAGCATCCTGATAGGTGTCTTCTCTGGTGCGCGGCATCTGGCCTCCTCGCGTATCCATAGACCTGCGGTGACGTCATTATGGGCAGCAGGATCATTATATGCCACCTCACCCTGCTCATCCAAAGCTGCTTGCCGACCGTGGACCGGTGTTGCCGCCTGCGCCTCGCGACATAACGGGACGCGAGGAGCGGCCCTGGTCACGTTTGCGGTTCCACATTCTGTTGACAAAACGGCGCTTTCGTGGTAAGATGGCCCGTAAGCACATAGATGAGCCTCACGCGCTGGTGCCGTCCAGTTCGGTACTCTGCATAGGGAGGATAGAAATGCCCAAGGCACTCCGACTCGTAGTGGCGTTGAGCGTTACTATTGTGTTGCTGGTCGCTCTTGGCGGCCTGGCAATGGGAGCAAGTCCGGCCAGCCAGGCCAGTTCCACGGCCCTGGCGGTGACCACGCAGGCTCAGGTGGGCGATCCTGCTGCCGTCGATCCCAAGACCGGCAAGCTCCCCGAAGACCCGCCCTACACCAAAGCCGAGGATATCTTCAATCCTCAGCTTGCCCAGGCCCCGGTCAAGGACTCGGTGACGTGGAACCCTGTGTTCATG from Chloroflexi bacterium ADurb.Bin180 encodes:
- the yccM_1 gene encoding putative electron transport protein YccM translates to MTQRLIDLLLRARRRRVQALSFLLMNSYFLQGLKSLPCPGMNCYACPAANLACPIGTLQHFVIIREIPAYTLGVLSLIGLAVGRLACGWACPFGWLQELLYGLRHRFAVPGWRVSERWRWLPYAFLVLLVVIVPLLTYEPWFSKLCPVGTLEAGIPWLLLDAELRAQAGWLFLLKLGILVAFLVWMVATPRPFCRFVCPLGAIWSPFNRISQLRLAVDQQRCTSCGACQRVCPVDIAIHENPESMRCVRCLECVRACPEQAISVAGRS